In Sorangium aterium, the genomic stretch AACCGCGTGTTCTTTCCGCAGGCCGCGCTCGACGACTGGATCGCGAGCGACCGCGTCGATCTGAACAACGACGAGCTTCTGATCAAGACCGAGGGCCGCCGCTACAAGATCATCGAGGCGATCCGCGTGCTCCGCGAGGTGACAGGCTCCGCGGACATCCACGAGGTCCTCGGAAGGGTCAAGACGCGCGCGTTCCTGCGGGAGCTCGGGGCGGAGATCCTCGAGGGGTCCATGATCATCGGCGACAACGCCTACGACGTGATCCCGGGGTTCATCGGCGCCCCGGTGGGCACGTTCGCCGAGCACCGCAAGGCCGCGCCGGCGGGGACCGCGACCAGCAGCAGCCCGACGAGCGACGAAGAGCTCCTGGCCGCGTTCCTCACCAGCAACCTGTAGCGGCGCCCCGCCCGGTTGCTTCGGCGCCTTCGCCGGCGCGCCGCGCCCGCCTCTCCCGGCGCTTCCGTGCTGTCGGGCCTGGGCCTACGAGAGTACGCCCCCACCGCTGCGGCCGGCGGGCCATCCCCGGTGAGGCAGGCTATAACGGGGGCCATGCCCGAGGTCATCTCCGGGATCAGCTTCGCGCTCGCCCTGCTGTTCTACAGCGCTGCCAGCGCGCTCTTCTTCCTCGACGTCGCGCGCAGCCGCGCGCGGCTCCCCTCCGCGGGCGACCTCGCGGGCCTCTTCGGCGCCGGGGGCCGCGTCCACGAACCAGGCGCTCGGCCGAGCGCTGCCCTTGCCGCCACCGCCTCGCGGCACGCGCCCCTGCTGCTCGGCCTGGGCGCCCTCGGGCACGCGACCTACGTCACGCTCGCCAGCTTCGTCGCGCGGGTCTGCCCGGTCCACTCGGTTCATTTCATGCTCTCGGTCGCGTCCCTCCTCGCGATCGGCGTTTACCTGGTCGCCCGCCGCCGCTTCCGCATCGACGCGCTCGGGCTCCTCATCGGTCCGCTCGGGCTCGCCTTCCTGCTCGGCACGTTCTTCCTCGGAAAGCCGCACCCCGAGCCGAAGTTCAGCCCGCTGTTCATCGCGGCCCACATCATGGCCAACCTGCTCGGGATCGCCCTCTTCCTGCTCGCCGGCGCCTCTGCCGCGCTCTACCTCGTGCAGGAGAAGCGGCTCAAGCAGAAGCGGCACGTGGAGCGCATGGGCAACCTCCCGCCGCTCGACACGCTCGACCGCGCGGTCCACCTCTTCCTGAGCGCCGGCTTCCCCTTGCTGACGCTCGGCATCGTCACGGGGACGTACTGGGCGCACCGGCTCGAGATGGGCAACACCGAGGAGGTGATGCGCGCCATCTTCGGCTACGCCACGTGGCTCCTCATCGCGCTCGTGCTGCTCTTGCGCGCCGCCGCTGGCTGGCGCGGCCGTCGCGCGGCGTACGGCACCATCGCGGGGCTCGCCTGCGCCGGGGCGGTGCTCGTCATCTATCTCGTCCGTCCCGCCGCGGGGCTCGGAGGCTAGCGCAGGTGATCTTCGTCGGGCTCTCCCACAAGACCGCGCCCATCGACGTCCGCGAGCGGCTCGCGATCGGGCGGGATCGGCTTCCCGAGGTGCTCGCGCGCCTCACGGCTCACCCCGCCATCGGCGAGGCGCTCGTCCTCTCCACCTGCAACCGCGTCGAGATCTACGCCTCTCCCCGCCAGCAAGCGCTCGCGCCGTCCCGCCCCGGGAGCGCTCCGCCGCCTTCGGACGACGAGCTCTCGCGCGACAACGAGGCGCTGCGCGCCGCCGTCGCGACCCTCGTCGGCCTCGGCGGAGACGCCGTCCGCGGCCACCTCGCGGGCCGCGTCGGGAGCGACGCTGTCCTCCACCTCTTCCGCGTCGCCGCGTCGCTCGACTCGATGGTCGTCGGCGAGCCGCAGATCCTCGGACAGATGAAGGAGGCCATCGAGGCCGCCCGCGGGGCGAAGACCCTCGGCGTCCGGCTCGGCCGCGCGGCTCACCGCGCCATCAAGGTCGGCAAGCGCGTGCGCACGGAGACGGCGATCGGCGCCGGGCAGGTCTCGGTCTCCAGCGTCGCCATCGATCTCGCCCGCCAGATCTTCGCCGATCTCGCCGGTCACACGGCGCTGCTCATCGGCGCCGGCGACATGGCCGAGGCCGCCTCGAAGCTCCTCGTCCGCGCCGGCGCCCGCCTCATCGTGGTCAACCGCAGCCCGGACCGCGCCGCCGCGCTCGCCCGCGAGGTCGGCGGCGAGCCTCGCCCCTGGGCCGACCTCGAGCGGTCCGTCATCGACGCCGACATCGTGATCTCGTCGACCTCGAGCCCCAATTACGTGGTCACGCCCGACCTCGTCCGCCGAGCCCGCAAGGCCAGGAAGGGCAGGAGCCTGTTTCTCATCGACATCGCCGTCCCGCGTGACATCGACCCCGCCGTCAACAAGCTCGACAGCGTGTACCTCTACGACGTCGACGACCTCTCGCAGATCGTGGCGCAGTCGGTCGAGGGGCGCGCCGCCGAGGCGGCGCGGGCCGAGGCGATCGTCGCGGACGAGGCGCAGGCCTTCGAGGCGTGGACGCTCGAGCGCGCCCTGACGCCCACGATCGTGGGCCTGCGGGCCCGCACGCGATCCATCCTCGCGGCCGAGGTCGAGCGCAGCCTCTCTGGCAAGCTCCGGCACCTCGGCGCGGCCGAGCGCCAGGCCCTCGCGATGATGATCGACGCCGCCACGAACAAGCTGCTCCACGTGCCCACCACCCGGCTCCGCGCGATGGCCAGCGATCCCCGCGTCGCCGAGCACGTCGACTCGCTCCGGGAGCTGTTCGACATCGACGGCGCGCCGGCCGAAAATGCCCTCGCCTCGGCGCTCGCCGAGGGGGAGCTGCGCGGCGTGGTGGATGGGCCTCCCACGCCTCGGTCCGCGCGCGGGGCAGCGCCTCCCGCCTCCGGCGCTCGGGGCGGCACCTCGCCCCGGCACGCCGATCCGCGCCCCCAGGCTGCAGAGGACAACGGCGTTTACGCGCGGCAGCCCAGCGGGCGCCCCCAGCCCGCCGAGGCGGGCGTCATGGCCGTCGCGAATCCAGCCGCGGCCGTGAGCGCAGCTGGGCTAAAGGGAGCGTGATGCCCACGGAGCTCACCCTCGCGACGCGCCGCTCGGCGCTCGCCCTCGCCCAGTCCCGCGCCTTCGCTCGTTCCCTCGAAGCGGCGGTGCCCCATCTCTCCCTGCGCGAGCTCGAGGTGGTGACCTCGGGCGACAGGACGCAGGATCGCTCGCTCCAGGACATCGGCGGCAAGGGGCTGTTCATCAAGGAGCTCGAAGAGGCGCTCCTCGACCGGCGCGCCGACTTCGCGGTCCACTCGATCAAGGATGTCCCCGCCGAGATCGCCCCGGCGCTGTGCCTCGCCTGCATCCCCGCGCGGGAGGACCCGCGCGACGCGCTCGTCACCCGGAGCGGCGCCTTGCTCGCGGAGCTGCCGGCGGGCGCCCGGGTCGGGACCTCGAGCCTCCGCCGGGCGGTCGCGCTGCGCGAGGCGCGCCCGGATCTCGTGATCGAGCCGGTCCGTGGCAACGTCGACACCCGGCTCCGCAAGGTGTTCGACGGCGTGTTCGACGCGGTGGTGCTGGCGCTCGCCGGCCTGAAGCGGCTCGGCCTCGAAGGCCGCGCCACGGAGGTGCTGTCGCCCGAGGTGTCGTTGCCCGCGATCGGACAGGGCGCGCTCGGCATCGAGTGCCGCACGGCGGACGCCAGCGTGCGCGACGTCCTGGCGACGCTCGCGCACGCCGAGACAACGACCTGCGTCTCCGCCGAGCGAGCCGTGATGGCCGCGGTGGAGGGCAGTTGCCGGACGCCGGTGGCCGCCTATGCGGTGCGGGACGGCGACGCGCTGTGGCTGCGGGCGCTCCTTGCCGAGCCCGACGGCTCCCGATTGCGAAGGGCGGAAAGGCGCCTGCCTTGGCCCGGAAACACGCACGAAGCCGAGCGCCTCGGAGCGGACCTCGGGGCGGAGCTCAAGAAGGGTTGAGGCGCGTCACTCGATTGGAAGGCTGCCGCGTCCAGGACATTTCTAGAATGGAATCGATAAGGGATCTCCGTACCGGGTTGAACGGTCGCCTGGCGATGTGATCGCCAGCGCTCGGCGCGCCGGCGCCTCGAGGCGGAGCCCGTCGGCCCGCGCCTTGCGCGCCGCCCATGACGGGAGCACCTTCGCCGCACGCTTCCCGCGCAGGCGTGACCGTGCGAGACGACTGCCCGCCGGCGGTTTCCCGCCGCCCAGCGCTCCATGCCGGGCCACGTCGCCCTCGTCCTCCACGCTCACCTGCCGTACGTGCGTCACCCGGAGCACGTCCGCTCTCTGGAGGAGCGCTGGTTCTTCGAGGCGCTCTGGGAGTGTTATCTCCCCCTGCTCGGGGTCCTCGATCGCCTCGCCGCCGATCGCGTCGTCGCCCCGCTGACCCTCTCCGTCTCGCCGTCGCTCCTCGCGATGCTGCGCGACGAGCTGCTCCTTCGCCGGTTCGAGGACCACCTCCGCCGGCTCACCGCGCTTGCGGCCCGGGTCGAGGCCCGCTTCGCCGGGAGCGGCTTCGCCGAGGCCGCCGCGTTCTACCGCGCGCGGCTCGCGGACGCGGCGAGCTCCTGGCAGGCGCTGGGCGGCGATGTCCCGGGCGCCCTGGTGCGCCACGCCGGGGCGGGCCGCGTCGAGCTCCTCACCACGGCCGCGACGCACGCGTACCTGCCCGGGCTGCTCGCCACGCCGGCGTCGATCCGGGCGCAGCTACGGCTCGGCCGCCGCGCCTTCGCGGCCTTCACCGGCGCGCCCGAGCCTCGCGGCCTCTGGCTGCCCGAGTGCGCTTACGCTCCCGGCCTCGACGCCGATCTCGCGGCGGCGGGCGTCCGCTTCACCGTGCTCGACGCCCACGCGCTCACGCTCGCCGCGCCGCCTGCGTCCGCCGGCGCCTCCGTCCCGGTGCTCTCGCCCGCCGGCCTCGCGTGCTTCGGGCGCGATCGCGACAGCGCGCGGGAGGTCTGGTCGCGCGACGCCGGCTATCCGGGCCACCCCGTCTACCGCGAGTTCTACCGCGACGTCGGGCTCGACCTGCCCGAGCGCGAGCTCGAAGGGGAGGTCGGTCCCGACGGCGCCCGGCTCATGACCGGCCTCAAGCTCCATCGCGTGACCGGGCCCGGCCCCGACAAGGCCCCGTACGACCCGGCCCGCGCCTCCGCGCAGGCGCGCGCGCACGCCGCGGACTTCGTGGCCCGCCGCGAGGCCTCGCTCGCGTCGAGCCGCGGCGTGAGCGCCCCGCCGCCCATCTTGGTGGCCCCGTACGACGCCGAGCTCTTCGGCCACTGGTGGCTCGAAGGGCCCGAGTTCCTCGAGCACGCCCTGCGCCTGCTCGCGGCCTCGGATCGAGCCGTCCCGATCGCGCTCGGCGCATACCTGGAGCGCCATCCGCCCGTCGAGGTCGTGGAGCCTGCTCCCTCGACGTGGGGCGAAGGCGGGTTCGGCGCATTCTGGACGGGCCCGAGCGCGGCCTCCCTGTGGCGCCACGTGCACCACGCCGAGCGCGCCGTGCTGGGCGCGCTCTCGCGTTGCCGCCACGCGGGCGGGCTGCCCGGCCGCGCGCTGGACCAGGCGATCCGCGAGCTCCTCCTCCTTCAATCGAGCGACTGGGCCTTCATGATGTCGGCCGGGGAGATGGCCTCCTATGCCGAGGCGCGCGTCCACACCCACGCGACCCGCGCCCGCCGGCTCGCGTTCCTCGCCCAGCAGCCCACGGCCTCGCCCTCCGACGTGGCCTGGCTCGATGCGCTTTGCGCGCTCGACCCTTTCCTCGCCGAGCTCTCGGGCCCTCCGCTCCGAGGCGCCTTCGACCCGTGGCGCTGAGCCGGCGTTTCTCCGCGCCGCTCGCCTCCGGCTCTCCCGCGCTCCACCGGCAGAAGATTTCTTTCCGGTAATAGAGAATCTGCTTACGTTGAAATATTCTGTGACGGTATTTCACATGATCGCCGACCCTCCGCGCCGCGGCGGTCGACTCGATGGGAGGGTGTGTGCGCTGCGCGGCGGTGCTCCGGCGCCTCTTTTCGGGAGCGTGACCCGCGATTCACCCGTCTGTTTCATGGCCGGCCGCCGGCCGCGCGACCCGGCGCACAGCTCCCAGCACGTTTTTCGCGGCCATGGCGGCATGAAGTGCGAGAGGGACGGAGACCTTGTCCGGAACACCCCCTTGATGACCGGCCGGTCAGCACCCTAGTGTGTTGCCCGCCAGCTTTGCTCCTGGACCGCACCGGCAGGCGCTGGCAAAGAACCGGGCGGACTCCCCATGACACATCCTCCTTGCGGACCCGAGCGCCATATCGCTCGATGGGCTCTCGGCGCTCGTAGCGCCGCAACGAATCACTCCCGCGCCGCCCTCGTCGCGGCGCTGCTCGCTGCGCTCGCGGTGCC encodes the following:
- a CDS encoding cytochrome C assembly family protein → MPEVISGISFALALLFYSAASALFFLDVARSRARLPSAGDLAGLFGAGGRVHEPGARPSAALAATASRHAPLLLGLGALGHATYVTLASFVARVCPVHSVHFMLSVASLLAIGVYLVARRRFRIDALGLLIGPLGLAFLLGTFFLGKPHPEPKFSPLFIAAHIMANLLGIALFLLAGASAALYLVQEKRLKQKRHVERMGNLPPLDTLDRAVHLFLSAGFPLLTLGIVTGTYWAHRLEMGNTEEVMRAIFGYATWLLIALVLLLRAAAGWRGRRAAYGTIAGLACAGAVLVIYLVRPAAGLGG
- the hemA gene encoding glutamyl-tRNA reductase, with amino-acid sequence MIFVGLSHKTAPIDVRERLAIGRDRLPEVLARLTAHPAIGEALVLSTCNRVEIYASPRQQALAPSRPGSAPPPSDDELSRDNEALRAAVATLVGLGGDAVRGHLAGRVGSDAVLHLFRVAASLDSMVVGEPQILGQMKEAIEAARGAKTLGVRLGRAAHRAIKVGKRVRTETAIGAGQVSVSSVAIDLARQIFADLAGHTALLIGAGDMAEAASKLLVRAGARLIVVNRSPDRAAALAREVGGEPRPWADLERSVIDADIVISSTSSPNYVVTPDLVRRARKARKGRSLFLIDIAVPRDIDPAVNKLDSVYLYDVDDLSQIVAQSVEGRAAEAARAEAIVADEAQAFEAWTLERALTPTIVGLRARTRSILAAEVERSLSGKLRHLGAAERQALAMMIDAATNKLLHVPTTRLRAMASDPRVAEHVDSLRELFDIDGAPAENALASALAEGELRGVVDGPPTPRSARGAAPPASGARGGTSPRHADPRPQAAEDNGVYARQPSGRPQPAEAGVMAVANPAAAVSAAGLKGA
- the hemC gene encoding hydroxymethylbilane synthase produces the protein MMPTELTLATRRSALALAQSRAFARSLEAAVPHLSLRELEVVTSGDRTQDRSLQDIGGKGLFIKELEEALLDRRADFAVHSIKDVPAEIAPALCLACIPAREDPRDALVTRSGALLAELPAGARVGTSSLRRAVALREARPDLVIEPVRGNVDTRLRKVFDGVFDAVVLALAGLKRLGLEGRATEVLSPEVSLPAIGQGALGIECRTADASVRDVLATLAHAETTTCVSAERAVMAAVEGSCRTPVAAYAVRDGDALWLRALLAEPDGSRLRRAERRLPWPGNTHEAERLGADLGAELKKG
- a CDS encoding glycoside hydrolase family 57 protein — encoded protein: MPGHVALVLHAHLPYVRHPEHVRSLEERWFFEALWECYLPLLGVLDRLAADRVVAPLTLSVSPSLLAMLRDELLLRRFEDHLRRLTALAARVEARFAGSGFAEAAAFYRARLADAASSWQALGGDVPGALVRHAGAGRVELLTTAATHAYLPGLLATPASIRAQLRLGRRAFAAFTGAPEPRGLWLPECAYAPGLDADLAAAGVRFTVLDAHALTLAAPPASAGASVPVLSPAGLACFGRDRDSAREVWSRDAGYPGHPVYREFYRDVGLDLPERELEGEVGPDGARLMTGLKLHRVTGPGPDKAPYDPARASAQARAHAADFVARREASLASSRGVSAPPPILVAPYDAELFGHWWLEGPEFLEHALRLLAASDRAVPIALGAYLERHPPVEVVEPAPSTWGEGGFGAFWTGPSAASLWRHVHHAERAVLGALSRCRHAGGLPGRALDQAIRELLLLQSSDWAFMMSAGEMASYAEARVHTHATRARRLAFLAQQPTASPSDVAWLDALCALDPFLAELSGPPLRGAFDPWR